DNA from Rhipicephalus microplus isolate Deutch F79 chromosome 5, USDA_Rmic, whole genome shotgun sequence:
GCGCTTTCGCATAACCATTATCCTTTGAACGGCATCTCCAAAGGCAACACAGAACATGTTCCGTGTCGTTGCCCTTGCCACGGCTGTTCCAACGTGCAATTCGGCGCCTCCTCTATCAATTCCTCGAGCACGGCAATTAGCTGGGGCACAGAGTCCTGCGCGAAGTCACTCACCAACGAACGCAGCAAGCGTGGTAGCCCGGACTTATTGTTCACCCGCAGCGAGCTAACATGGCCGTGCAAACATGCCCAGCCGGTAGTACCAGACCGCAGAGTGAGGACGTGCGAAACGTCCGTGGTACATAGTGTAAGACCACGGCCTAAAGTGGCAAGGCGGCGAAATATGCCTCCCGTTGTGCGCCGGACGCCTCGCACGCAAGTAACATTTGGCCGCTTTCATGCCAGCGGTGATGAACCTGACTGCCGGCGATCAGTAGGCGCAAGGCGTAGGTTACCTAACATAGGTGCACATTCCGATATTGCGGCTTCATCACCTCCGCAGGCCTCAACGTTTTCGGCATGGTCACCCACGCCGAGAAGTGGTTACGGCATTGCAAGCAGAAATGGACAGTCACGTTGCCCGAGGTCTTCTATTAGAGGAAGCTCGCCCTCTGGTCGTGCCTATCCGCGTGCCCGTGTCGCCCAACGGGCAGCCCAGGTCGCTCGTTTCAACCGTGGCGTGTAGACAATGGACTCGGGTCTTAATGTTGCGGTCTTAGATGCAGAGAGTAATGGAAGCGACGACTGGTACAGCTCATTCTCGTTCTCACGGTCTGACTGCACCAACTTTCCACTGAGCGTCACTACCCTACGCACTGGCAGAACCGGCGTGTTGCACGAGTCTGATGGATCGAGTGCGCGTAGTTGACTCTTGCGTAACGGGTGCGACTTTTGTCGCACGCATGGAGGAATTATGGAATGCGTACGTCGACCTTGCGTAGCTACGCTGCACGGCAAAACGTTAATTGCGCACTCAGTTCGTACATAAATTTGATCATATTTCTCAATATAGACTCTATCCATAGAGCAAAATTACACGCGGCCTCAAACGCGTATCTGTAGCAGTATCCCAATCTAGATCTGCTACTTTCTCATCGTTTTTTCTTGGGCATGATGCTAGTTTTATATTCTTTTTAAATGTTCCTACTGGCATTCCTATTTTCAAATGCTCCTACCGGCATTCCTCCCGTCTGTGTCAAGGGTAAACTTTATAGAAGCAGCATTGAAGTCAGGGGTCAATTCCCTACTAAAAAAAAATTCCCGTGTGTACGGAATTTCATGCAATAGCAAACTCACGCCGACAACCGTGTTCGCCATACTGATATCTTCATTTATTTTTCCGTTGTAATGAAAAACAATTGGCCACTATCTAGGCCAAACACCCATCTGCTAAAGACCGGCGGCGGCCAATCTTGCACGATGTCGATGGGTAGGTCAACTTCGCCGAGCACAAGACAAATATTCGACTACCCAGCCGCCGATCGCATTTCATCCTGCGGAGACGATGGTCCCCTTTCCCAAATGGACGCCTTCGTTTCCCGCCGGTCAACTTCGGGCCATCAGTCTGAGGTAGCCTTGCTCCTGCAGGGAGGCGGTGACGGCCACCTGTAGGAATGGGAGCATAGCTAAGTTGAGCTTTGATTGATGTAATTGTTGGCATTTTACGTCTGAAAACGTTTATATAATAGACGCTCTAATGGAGGGCTCCCGAATTTGTGAGTAACCGGAATTATTTAATGCCTATCTAAGCTATtcacacgggcctccagcattacCCCTCCATTGAAATACGGTCACTGCGGCCGAAATGCCATACAACCTTCGAATCAGCATTTTAACGCCATAACCACCAGGCCAGCGTGGCGAGTAAATTTGCGGATCGAAATCATTTTTAAGTGAATATCAACTTGGCCGACTAATTACAAAACAAATAATTTGAATAGTATGCATTGTGAAAATAAGCATTTTAGTCCTGGTCCAACCAATTTGCACAATGCGaatgcctttttttgtgtgtgtgtgaggtcgTGGGAGCATTGAAAAGTTGCAAGTCTTAATCTAGCCGTGGGTTGCAACTTATAAGCCGTATTATActttgttttaaaatttactatacttatcGCGTACAAGTCTGCATAACCCGTATCGCGTACAAGCCTTTGTTTACGAAATAATTTAGGTAAATGCTTTGTTTACTGGGTTGCCATCATTTATATCAACACCTGCTTGGTAATCTAGACCTTGTAGAAGCTAATGTTTAACACACACTCCAAAAATGATTATTGAGCTTAACACCGTTATTAAGCGTCATACAGCGCACATCTTCCTCTCCAAGTGTAATAAACGTCTATTTTCAGAAAACTACTTCAATGCTAGCAAAGTTCACAGCTTAGATGTGTCCGAGTCTATAAATGAAGCCTTGATTTGTGGCTTCACAAAATTCAGACTCTCCTCAGACAGGCGTTTTTACGGCATAACGTTCGTATTGAACAATGAAACCATCTTTACAATAGGTTGTCTAATGGGAAACACGCGTTTGCGGAAGAGTAGAGGTTTTGGGCCAGTTGTTGATGCATACTTGGTAAACAAATTTCAGACAAGCGTTTTTGGAAGAGTATAGGTTTTGGGCCAGTTGTCGTTGTATACTTGGTAAAAATAAAGTTCGGTAGACTGGACAATAGGGTTAGAAGGACGGGACTAAACATTGACAAATGTGTACATTTATTGAAAAGCATGATCGCAACTAGGAAATACGTACGTGATTACAACACGTTTGATGACCAGCAACAAAAAGCAGACCCAGGCACGAGGTAAACCCTGGTAACAAACTTATTATACGGAAAATGAATTCTCGAGAATGTCCAAATGTGAAACTTGCTACTTAAGTACGCAGTTGAATACGTAGAATCGGGGTAAAAAGATAAACAGGATGAAAGCACAAGCTAAAATTACAGTCTACTAGGGAAAAAATAAAACGGAAGTATAGAACACACTTAAGTGTGGCTACTAATGAATCACACTTCCTCACTTAACAGGGCCCTAAAACACGTTTTGAGCATTGTCcgcaaacgctgccgatcggtagtagaggctctctATAGAACACACCATCCAAATATTAATATGCAGCACGAAGCCAGGAATccgcaataaattatcaaagtcagctaaaacctgctttcttttctctcgattAATGACGGAGAAAACTCAGAAATCACTTGTAGAAGGCCACCTATCcgccattggccgatttgaacctggcgcgctcggtcgttacagagatcgccgtgggaggccgcgaTTTGTCCACGCGTTCGTGCACTataacactgaaaaagccacgtagtcgcagaaaaaaaaaacaaagaagaaaaagtgctcgAGGTCACGAACAGCGCGTGACTTATTTTGTTAGCTAATGGCATCCCCCTGCTTAGCTTTTTCGTCGGGAGGAGAGAatagagaatgcgattgcagcgcgTGACAAATCATTGTATCTCCGCTCGTGctagacggattcttaaaatttctgCGGCCTTGAATTCGTGATGCAGTAAGCGTTGCAGTGCTGAATCAACAGACGCGCACAAGTCCGAGTCCACAATTTTCAGCCAAATTGGCTTCGAAAATCTCGAGTTTCAGCTTGTCAACATGTTCACAGTTATTATTAGCGCTTCGTCCCGTCTGTCACATCTTTTTGTCTTGTCAATTGCAGTTTATTTTGAGCAATAATGAGCGTCTACTTTTTAACTGCGAATACTTTAAGAAAGAATCGAAACTCGTTGATAAGTGAATTCGTATGCTGTAGCATTCGCTCGCATATTCGACGTGCTCTAATATTATCCCTGGCCAACATCGCTTTGACAAGACTCACCTGCACCGATGACCCAACAACGCCGCCGTCGATCACAGCTCCGCAACGCAGCGGCGTACGGTCAGCTGCAGGTGACGGCCGTTGGAAGGCGGCTGAGAAGCGCGCGAACCACGGGAGCAAAATTGCGGAAAGGGTCCACGTTGTGGTTCGCGCGGATGGCAGGCGGGTTCGTCGCGTTCTCCTTGACGACTTCGGTCACACTGGCGTCGTGCGTGCAGCGAGAAGCCCAAGCTCAATGCGGGGAGGGCAGTGCGCGGCGATGGCCACGCCTCGGAGATCGGCGACATCGGGACCAACTCCAACTTCGCCTCCGAGCTTCTCGGTGTAGCGAACGTTGACGCGAACAGCTGGGACGAGGGTGAAGGTTCTCTGTGGAGCTGGGACTGCGCTTCCGTCGCCACTGGAGAGCTCATGCACGCACGTACAACCGAGTCGCAGCCTTGCATGAAAACTGCGACGGACGACGAACGCGGAAGCACAGCGCGTGGCCCGTGACCGAAAACACACGAGCTCTTCAAATTCGTTTTCTTCAGTTTCTCATTCTTCTTGGCCTCTTACTATGACTCATATAAAATGCAGGCAAGAAGAATATGAACACTATATTTTGAATGGCCAAGTATCGATTGGATTGTGGATATCCACAAGCCCCAACAAAAAGCAGCGATGTATTTATGGATAAAAGTTTGTGTGTTTCAAATAACGGTACTTCTTCGCTGGCTCTCTCGCTCTGCTATCTGTCTCATTATTCTCTGATTGTCTGTTTACCTAtattttctattattttttgtaGCTCTatccttatttttcttttttcaatttctctgtctgtctctcactCTCTGTTTAagttttttctccatttttctctgatacctttttttcctatttttacATCTCTTTCTATCTACTTCTCTGTTtcatttatcttttctttttgtaTCTGCTTCCGTTTGTATAGATATCTCCCTGTCTATTTTTTCTCTGTCTTgctttctctttctatctctgAATTCATTctttctctatctatctctagCTGCCCTTATTCTATCGAGCACCAGAGTAATCACATCCGACGCCAGACAAACCGGCACACGTGTTCTGGGAGTGAAGCACAAGATGAAGAGGTTAAAGGGGAGGAAAGccattgcactcctttcattctgcctaaggtgtcttttcttttttttttttttctccggtgggtggtttcgatattgaataaaaaaatcttactgaattaagtcatcgattcttggccgatccaccTGAGTGGGttcgagccatggctgtggaatcatcgtcatcattaccATCATGATAATCATAGTTTCTTGTTCAGCCTGTATGGAATAACAATCGGTTGAAGCAGCTCCAATGTTGAAAAAATAATAGCAGTTGTACTAGGACCACAGCAATGAAAATAACTCTAAAAAGGCCTCACAGATTCAAACGCAACATCTGAACAATCGGGATAAAGATGCGCTTTCCCTCCAGATaactgcttctttttttattaaaattATGAAATAGGAGAGGTTGGTCACAATATAGTGGCACTGGCTACTATTTTTTTCTTAGTTGACAAGATATGTTGTAAGATAAACAATAAGGGCACAAATTGCGAGACTGTACAACAAACGATGGGAAAGTACACAATAGACAAACGTCACAGGTTAGTTCACATATGGCTAATAGGTTCATATGTTCCACACACAAAATCATTTCGCTACTAATCTGGCCGCTGAACGCGATGTTGAATCAGATTTAAGTGTTCGATTTAAGTGCGATGATGCAGGAACTAACATATTCGTTCACTAATATAACCGCTGAAATTCAGTGCTTAAACTGGTGTTTAAGTGTGTTGTATTTGTATCAAAATGGCAACCAAGCACTGCTAATTGAACGAACGGTGGGGAAAAGGCAGAAAAGGGGCAACTTGGGGAGGACGCGTTTCCGGGGTGCAACAAAGGCGACCACACTTGGTCCAGGGTAGAGCGTCCTAGACATCGGCACGCCTTTACGATGTACAAGACCACCGGAGGAAGAAAGACTGAAAGCGACCGGGGTCATGTTATCTTCCCTTGTTGCTTAAAACCTTTGCACGTGCGGGGTGCACAAGAAACTCTTTTTgactgtgtgcatgtttgtgtttctctgcatgtttccttttttttactttttctttccttctctacGAGGGAGGTGTACGTATTGTAGAATAAAACGAGTCTGTGATTCACTCGTAATGCAAGGACGTCTTCATTTTCGGTTGTCGTCCTTTCAAAAAACGTTATTTGCCTTGCTGCTATTGCGCTACAACAAAGTGTGCCAAAACAATGTCATCTTACTTCTACAAAGCTTCGTTGTATGAAACGCACCATTCCCTACAGGTATCGATGTCAAATACAGTACAAACCGACCAGCTTTTAGTGTGTTCATCGACATAAATGACAAGGATATATTTCACCGTTTACGCTGGCGTTAAAATAATTCGTTACACTTGACAGGCATGAAAGTGCAATAAAATGTTTGAACAGTGTTGTTGTAATAAGCGAGAATCACGCATTGGCAGCGTTTCCCACTAGCTCTAAAAAGAAGCGTATGAAAAGTTATTAAGCAAAGCATGAGTAAAATACGTTCGCTTATAAATTATAGTAAACATTAGTTTAGTTCAAAATTATCGAAATGCATATGAAATACGGCCACGTTTTTGTAACACCCGTAATTTTTTTATCAAATTAGATAATTTCAGGCATGAATGAATATGTGCGCTTGCCATAGCGTAATTGTAAAATACAACTGAAATAAATGTTGCAATTGCCAGTGAATGTCGTGGTACTTCGCGCCCTGGCCCAGCCATTTTTCTGTTTTTACGTGTACAACTCTGAGCATGCTTTGCGCATCATAAATTTAGTACGCTATATTGGCAACGCCATACCCATAAAAGTTCGTCTCTGTGTGGTTTCACAGTTCCTTTTTTCTAAGTCATATCTTCGTTGAAGCCGGCGTTCGCTATGGTCTTGCGTCGGTTGAGATTGCGCTTTGACTGCAGTGATAGGTTTTGCTTCTTTTTCGCCTCTTCTTCCTGTGGACGAATACTGATGTTAATAACCAGCGGGAATTTGACTCATGCTAATCACATCGTGCAAACTGCATTTCATTGTAATACTACGCATGTTACAACTGAATAGCGGCACCCGTCTTCGCAAGCCGTGCTGTTTCGCCGGCTAGAAAGCGTGACTGGGTGGTTTCCGGTGGTACAAACGAACACTGGCGTAAAGGAGGGACACGAACACCAGCATGTCCCTTCTTCCCCTCTGTCGTAGTTCGTATCGCGCTGAAGGCACTCGCCATCTTTCACTAGGTCCAACTCGTCCAAATAGCCGTTTTGCGATAACAAACGGGGCAATGACCTAATAAAACACAAGCCACATAGTGACTTGGGGAATATTGGAATATTGGCATGGCTTTCTGAAACAGTTGCTGTCCCAGCATTAGATAGTGAACAATGGCCAGCAGTGTAGTAAATATTGAATTACATTACCGATGGAAGTGATCAAAACAGCGCCTTGGACAAGACAAAGTATAAGGTGCTGGATATTTACGCGAGAAACACAATGTTGTACGTAAGGCAAAGCATCACTTATTTTATGTGCGGGCTCCACGTTGTAGCGCCCTATGACGCCGTCTTTGTCGAAACTTGGCTGACATTTACAGTGCCATGTTTGTTGCCTTCCCTTCATCCTATCCAAAGCGAAGTTTCTTTTCCTTCCATAATGCACCAACCAGCCGAATCAAGCAGCTTGCAAAATTAGCTATAACATACCGAGCATTAGCCAGGACTGTCTAGTGCTAACCGACATTATTCAGTGATGGTTGTACGCTCTTGAACATGGTAATTGAGTTTGGTCCAAATTATTAACAACGTATCCCGTGATAGGAAAAGAACGGGGAGTGGCCTCGAGGTCGTTGACATTGAAAACAAATGTGATTGCCCGAGACATGTCGTTGCATTATGTGCTATATACTCTCCAGAGGGTGTGCGCGTACCTTTTGCTTCTTCAGGAGCTCCTCTCTCTGCCTCTCGGCCTCCTTGCGCACTTTCTCGCGTCGCGCCCGCTCCTTCGCgcgttctttcttcctttttcgcttctccttcttcttctgcttttttttctccttggcCGCCTCGATGCGTTCCTCCTCGCTCGACGCGTCGTCCTCGTCGTAGGCACCATCCATGGTTGTGAAATGGCGCATCATCGCCATGATGGCCATCACTTCCGGGACGCTCGAAGACGGCTGCTGGGGTGGAGGAGGCGGCGGGGGTGGATGTAGGGGCGGAGGAGGAGGCGGGTACGAGGGCCCCTGGGGTGCGATCACGATCGGACCCTGAAGAAGGCAGCACATGTAAGACCACTTCACAGAATAGTGCAGTATACTTCACAGCATGTAAGGCGCGTAATAATAATGCATGACAGCTTTGAACAATGTTAGCGAGTGCACTACATCAGTGGCCACAATAGGTAAGAGTTGGCTTTGATCCTACGTGTGTGCCCTTTACATGCGGGCTTTTTCCCGCGTAATTTTCTCGTCTTGCGATCACTTCTTCAACGCTCTGGTGTTTCGTTACAGCACGAAAGGGTCACATTTCGGTCTTCGGTGTTTCCCTTGTCATCGCGCTGAAGTTTGAGATGGCACAAATAGTAAGCGATTATAAGAAAGACCGCGGCGACAGAAGCCCTTCGGTATGCTTTTGTCCAGTCTGGGTTCTTTGTGTTAAGTCAGAGTAAGCGGGCTCCCTCCTCCTCTGTTTCGCCTCAGTCGAGGTGCAGACGGTTTGACCGGGGATAGAACTTGTGTTCTCGCACTAAGCAGCGCTGCGTCACGGCTACTAAGCTCCAAAGGGGCAAGCTCACTGAAGTGCAACCAAAGCTTCGCACCTGAGACGATCCGCCAGCAGGGGCTGGCGAAGGCATGGGCATCGGCATGGGCATCGGTATCGGGATGGGCACAACTGTGGGAGCCGAAGAGCCTCCGGCAGTTGGCAGTAAGATCAGGGGTGCTGGCATCGGTGAATTGTCCTCTTGCACGACCGGCGTGGAATAAGGCCACAGGGCCTGTGCCGCAGCAGATGTGTTTTGCTGACGACTCGGTGGTTGATTCGCGATTATTTGCGACGGTGGTGGCAAAATGGGAGGTGGAGGTTCGCCTGGTGCCAGAGGTACAGGTTTGCCAGCTACCATGGGTGGCATGCCAGGAACGCGAATGATGGCGCCCGTGGGGAACGGCCTCGAACCCAGAGGCAGGACAGATGGCAAGTTGGGCATGAAGATTGACGGACCTGCGTGTATTGCATTCACGGCTGCGCGATCGTTTCAAGGTGACCACGAGATAAGGACTTCGGCATTATCAGTAAGGCAGTTTAACACTTTTCTTTAACTGTAAGATGGCAAAACAAACTGAAATTATATAACTATGACTCACTACATTCTTTcagtcaaacaaacaaaaaatacgaAGTGTAGTCCATGGGCTGAGATGTCATGCTCAACCATGTCCCTTGCAAAGAGTGAAAAAAGTGCGCCTGCTTTTTTTAGAAGTGTTCTGGGCGATTGGGCATTTTATACTGATCTTTGTTAAAACAAACTGATGCGCTGTTTTCTTTCAGCAGTCAAAAGCAGGACACTGCTTAATCCCCTGACATTCTCGACTGCATTTCGTTACAGTTTTAAACCACCGATTATATTCGCATCATATTGCATACATTTCTTTTACTGTTTCCAATTCTGCATGTTCATTTTAATAggcatagcattatcaagtgctcACTCTTTTGTCTGCCATgcaccctcgttaataaatataCATAGAAAGCACGAAATTAATATGACATACTTCCGCCTTCATCCTGGTCAGGAGGGGCGATAACGTAAGGAGCGCTGCTCAGCTGCCCAGCTCGATGCCTGGGAGTTGGGAATTGAGGACCGCCCCTGTAGTTCGGGTGCCCGAAGGACGGCGTTCGTGGTGGCCGAGACATCGTGGTCAGACCCACGGTAAGCCGGACGGCCTCTGCCGGAAAAGAAACGAAATTTTCTGGGCTCTCACGGTGCCCTTGGAGAAACGACAATCGGTACGCCCCGTCACGGTCTTCCTTCTCGTCTTCATCTTCTGTGCCTCCTAGTCAgcatacaataataataatattaataataataataataatattaataataataataataataataataataataataataataataataataataataataataataataataataataataataataataataataataataataataataattggcagatcccacgtacagtgggaatctctGATATGCGAAGccgaatgaggaagcttgatatgtccctttaaaatcagtacaacaaTATGAatcggaggtaaatgatgccgtatgcgacttttatgtcatgattattacgttTAGACATGTTATTTGCCTTCGTCCTCTATTCCCGTTACCTCATaacgaatttggtgtatgtgcagatagtgaaacggtcgcgagcgtgctatgagcgtagcatgtagtcatgttttacccctgacatccatatcatgattatcatctttcaacgggtcgtttacattcgtcgtccattcacgtcacctaataccaaattgggtatatatCATGAAACTAGAGAACCGGCCGCGaggacgctatgagcatagcatgtagccatgttttacatgaaacgcatattacgattatcaggtttggacgtgtaatttaccgtCGTCGTCTATTGACTTCCCGAGATACCGAATTTGGttccccgccgaggtggtctagtggctaaggtactcggctgctgacccgcagggcgcgggttcgaatcctggctgcggcggctgcatttccgatggaggcggaaatgttgtaggtccgtgtgctcagatttggatgcacgttaaagaaccccaggtggtctaaatttccggagccttccactacagcgtctctcataatcttatagtggttttgggacgttaaaccccacatatcaatcaataccgaatttggtatgtggagcaagcgcaaaggtggcgagcgcgtcatgaaaggcccaatatactccgagtAAACGTTGACACATGCGCAGTCTGGGTGCAGTGACGCCTTTATATGGCATGCAGTTCCACAATGAAGGTGAGCGGGCAGATTCACTGATCACTACTAGAGTGATATCGGCgtctggcgtggcatcgccggcgtgacgcgatgaaacgaaCGCTGCCGTGTGTGTTGAAGTGTATTGCCGCCgtgagtgtggcgtgtattaaggttcttacatgacacgcatctcaagattatcatgtttgtaccaatcACATACTTTTGTCTTCTATTCACGTTACATAATActaaattttggcatatgtgaaaatagcgaaacggccgcgagcacatcatgagtgtggtacgtagtcatgttgttacatgacgcgcatgtcatgatcataattttggacgtgtcatttacctatgtcgtccgttcgcgtcacgtaataccgtatttggtacatgtgaagctagcgaaatggccacgagcgcatcgtgagcgtagcttGTATACtcattttttacatgacacgcatctcttgattattatgtttgcaccagtcacatgccttcgtcatccattcacgtcccgttataccaaatttggtatatgtgacgctagggctgcgagcgcatcatgagcgtggcatgtagtcatgttgttacatgacacgcatgttattattttcatgttagggtctgttgcttgtgtttgccatacaactatgccatgccataccagttttgcaacatgtcatgtaaacgaaaccaccgctagagatttttttttaaattatgtaATATTTAGGTCCCCTAGTTAATATTACAACTAAGTGCTGATTCGAAGTTTCAACTACTAGTAAGCACATATGTGTAATGCGGGCTGAATGCAGTAAGATTAACATCCTGAACTTTGGTTCACACTTGcaagatgctgatgctgatgctgatgctgatgacctctgatggatggcgcttacccacaaagggggataggccaagaaccgggcggcagctTAAAATAACTAAACTGaaaaactaaactgaaaatgaagccaatctgaaaaagtagcttaaagtAATGCTACcaagaaacaaaaatgtttgctgagcaagcggtcaaaccatcttttgtttttgaaagacataactatgaattataaactaaagatctgaaaaggtagtggttcactagcatagtaatcttttagttgcgttgatgtaatcaaacacagcggagcatacatccctgtggcagtaaccaaatgaagttccgccaagtgataaaattactggtagatttacttgtattcctagcttttgtaatggggctactaaaaatctttttctctgataagaataacgacgacagaataaaaagaaatgttcaattgtttcaatttcgttgcaccaaatgcatagcggtgacgccttgagcggagctttattaaggtaataatttagttgtggaactgcacagtgcaatctggtataagagacctctaactggcgagatacacaccactgtttattccagcaatagctcaaatgctcgaaatctttgaatttatccaaattaccttttccccattgcaggcaagcatttcggaaccttagcgcggttacgtaagccgtatctggcaaaactgggatggtgggcccacccaggcatactgctgctaaagagtccgccgtTTCGTTTAAATATAATcggcggtggcctggtacccatagcaaatgcagtttttttacgtttttcggtactaaatgccgaaacgtattcatcagctctaaatttactgccgcagaaagtgcattacaaactgataacgaatctgtaatgataactgctaatgattcgcttgagggtaatttgcgtagggcaagaacaatggccaataattctacaatgaataccggggtataatctgggagtcgaatcgaaaaggaccagtccaaagaaggagagaagatgccaaccccagccttttcttttgacacagatgcatcagtcgctaagatattgcttatctctaggtgagctagataatctgctaactggtcatttaaatacctatatgccaattgtttcgcattatgaggaaatatatcatcaaaatgtatgctaagcattgactttaggctgtgtattggaccaatatgtctaatttttacattcagttgctttagtagcgcttgtgcaaatactatttgcggtgtacgtagtcgcgaccaatgggtctcgaaaaataaagtcggttctttaatgaaagcgtaaaatgagagtctttggtgtgaactgtatatttttaagaatgcttgcacagtaagaattttaaacctatttaggagagaaggtaggcgagcttccatatacaacacgttgttTGCAAATGGAATAGATCGCTGTAGCCGCttgtcgttttcttttccttcctttctttgttaACTGTGACTTCCACCGGCTGAGACATCTGGCCAGGAATATAGTGATTTTGTGGTTTATCTAACACTTGATAATTGGGTTAATTGTTTCGCATAATATTTAGAAAACTGTCTCGGAAATTTGTTGCACAATACATGGAGTAGTGTATAGTACAATGACGGCTTGTCTATGACAGTCGTCACGTACTTTGACAAAGAAGAAGAGGAACGCCGCGCTTCGGCACTGACGTACGTAGAAACTCCGTgcatttttattt
Protein-coding regions in this window:
- the LOC119183418 gene encoding uncharacterized protein LOC119183418, whose amino-acid sequence is MCCLLQGPIVIAPQGPSYPPPPPPLHPPPPPPPPQQPSSSVPEVMAIMAMMRHFTTMDGAYDEDDASSEEERIEAAKEKKKQKKKEKRKRKKERAKERARREKVRKEAERQREELLKKQKEEEAKKKQNLSLQSKRNLNRRKTIANAGFNEDMT